A region from the Microcebus murinus isolate Inina chromosome 27, M.murinus_Inina_mat1.0, whole genome shotgun sequence genome encodes:
- the MEX3D gene encoding RNA-binding protein MEX3D — translation MPSSLGQPDGGGSAGGGGLGAAAGQDPSPAPPAPPPPPPESAEEASPAPRPPPEPDDAAAALRLALDQLSALGLGGAGDTDEEGATAGGGDGAAAGGADGGAAAELVPPDGPEVGAPLAVAPAVAVVPGPLSLLDPDVSPPPPPPPRPSPPDVFAGFAPHPAALGPPTLLAEQMSVIGSRKKSVNMTECVPVPSSEHVAEIVGRQGCKIKALRAKTNTYIKTPVRGEEPVFIVTGRKEDVEMAKREILSAAEHFSMIRATRSKAGGLPGAAQGPPNLPGQTTIQVRVPYRVVGLVVGPKGATIKRIQQRTHTYIVTPGRDKEPVFAVTGMPENVDRAREEIEAHITLRTGAFTDAGPDSDFHANGTDVCLDLLGAATSLWAKAPNPGRRPPTATSSLRGDSALGAPSAPEAFYAGSRGGPPVPDTGPASPYGGAGNGGFTFGGDGPAASAGTAAPEDCDFSFDFLALDLTVPAAATIWAPFERAAPLPAFSGCSAVNGAPAPPAASARRSSGTGTPRHSPTLPEPGGLGLELPLARRGVPDPVGALPWRSPQGSLPFPGGTAFSAATSLPSSAPAASCSPLDSGASESSRKPSAATAAPVAPGPPAAVASPALARECVVCAEGEVMAALVPCGHNLFCMDCAVRICGKSEPECPACRTPATQAIHIFS, via the exons ATGCCCAGCTCCCTCGGCCAGCCCGACGGCGGCGggagcgcgggcggcggcgggctgGGGGCGGCGGCCGGCCAGGACCCcagccccgcgccccccgccccgcccccgcccccgcccgagAGCGCCGAGGAGGCCTCGCCCGCGCCCCGGCCGCCGCCCGAGCCCGACGACGCGGCCGCGGCGCTGCGCCTGGCGCTGGACCAGCTGTCcgcgctggggctggggggcgCGGGCGACACGGACGAAGAGGGGGCGACCGCGGGCGGCGGGGACGGCGCGGCGGCGGGGGGCGCGGACGGCGGGGCGGCGGCTGAGCTCGTGCCCCCCGACGGGCCCGAGGTCGGCGCGCCCCTGGCCGTGGCGCCCGCGGTGGCCGTGGTCCCCGGCCCGCTGTCACTGCTGGACCCCGACGTGAgccccccgccgccgccaccgccccGGCCGTCGCCACCCGACGTGTTCGCGGGCTTCGCGCCCCACCCCGCGGCCCTGGGCCCCCCGACCCTGCTGGCCGAGCAGATGAGCGTGATCGGTAGCCGCAAGAAGAGCGTGAACATGACCGAGTGTGTGCCTGTGCCCAGCTCAGAGCACGTCGCCGAGATCGTGGGTCGCCAGG GCTGCAAGATCAAGGCTCTGCGCGCCAAGACGAACACGTACATCAAGACGCCCGTGCGGGGGGAGGAGCCGGTGTTCATCGTGACGGGCCGCAAGGAGGACGTGGAGATGGCCAAGCGCGAGATCCTGTCGGCCGCCGAGCACTTCTCCATGATCCGCGCCACGCGCAGCAAGGCCGGGGGGCTGCCCGGCGCCGCGCAGGGCCCGCCCAACCTGCCGGGACAGACCACCATCCAGGTGCGCGTGCCCTACCGCGTGGTGGGGCTGGTGGTGGGGCCCAAGGGCGCCACCATTAAGCGCATCCAGCAGCGGACGCACACGTACATCGTGACGCCGGGTCGCGACAAGGAGCCGGTGTTTGCGGTGACGGGCATGCCGGAGAACGTGGACCGGGCACGCGAGGAAATCGAGGCGCACATCACGCTGCGCACCGGCGCCTTCACCGACGCCGGCCCGGACAGCGACTTCCACGCCAATGGCACCGACGTCTGCCTGGACCTGCTGGGCGCGGCCACCAGCCTCTGGGCCAAGGCCCCCAACCCGGGGCGGCGGCCCCCTACAGCCACGTCCAGCCTCCGCGGGGACAGTGCCCTCGGCGCCCCCAGCGCCCCGGAGGCCTTCTACGCGGGCAGCCGCGGGGGGCCGCCAGTGCCGGACACAGGCCCTGCCAGCCCCTACGGTGGCGCGGGCAATGGGGGCTTCACCTTCGGTGGGGACGGCCCCGCTGCCTCCGCGGGGACAGCCGCCCCCGAGGACTGCGACTTCAGTTTCGACTTCCTGGCGCTGGACCTGACGGTGCCCGCCGCGGCCACCATCTGGGCCCCCTTTGAGCGGGCGGCGCCCCTGCCCGCCTTCAGCGGCTGCTCGGCAGTCAACGGGGCCCCGGCGCCGCCCGCCGCCAGCGCCCGGCGCAGCAGCGGCACCGGGACCCCGCGCCACTCGCCCACGCTTCCCGAGCCCGGCGGCCTGGGCCTGGAGCTCCCGCTGGCCCGCCGCGGCGTCCCCGACCCTGTGGGCGCGCTGCCCTGGCGGTCCCCGCAGGGCTCCCTGCCCTTCCCGGGGGGCACGGCCTTCTCCGCGGCTACCTCGCTGCCCAGCAGCGCCCCCGCAGCCTCCTGCTCCCCGCTGGACTCCGGCGCCTCCGAGAGCAGCCGCAAGCCCTCCGCGGCCACCGCGGCCCCGGTGGCCCCTGGCCCCCCCGCGGCGGTGGCCTCCCCGGCCTTGGCGCGGGAGTGCGTGGTGTGCGCCGAGGGCGAGGTGATGGCCGCGCTGGTGCCCTGCGGCCACAACCTCTTCTGCATGGACTGCGCGGTCCGCATCTGCGGCAAGAGCGAGCCCGAGTGCCCCGCCTGCCGCACGCCGGCCACCCAGGCTATTCATATCTTTTCCTAG